One part of the Betaproteobacteria bacterium genome encodes these proteins:
- the uvrA gene encoding excinuclease ABC subunit A — protein sequence LIDLGPEGGDAGGEIVCVGTPTEVALHPTSHTGKALRDYARAADRHVGEAGGGRWQVESNYAIAPPSSPLPPPSIQVRGAREHNLKNISVDIPRERFTVITGVSGSGKSTLAFDLLFAEGQRRYLESLNAYARQFVQPASRPDVDAIFGIPPTVAIEQRTSRGGRKSTVATLTEIYHFLRLLYVKLGMQYCPTCDVAIEPQSFEAIAARIQRDYRGQHIGLLAPLVVARKGFYTDLARWAKGKGFTHLRVDGAFLPTSPWPRLDRFKEHSIELPVLGLVVSPGNESALRDGLARALEHGKGMVHVIAPLDGLMQGGAQAIETVFSTKRACPSCGTSFAELDPRLFSFNSKHGWCEACYGTGLSLEDVQWDEERSRKGTEDHVLDSWLTWLEVDEACSACDGKRLNPTALAVRMHGQSIAELSAKPVAELAAFFSGVRFEGRDAEIARDILAELNSRLGFLGEVGLSYLSLDRSAPTLSGGEAQRIRLAAQLGSNLRGVCYILDEPTIGLHPRDNSILLDTFAKLQAKGNTLVVVEHDEDTIRRADHVIDLGPGAGRQGGAIVGQGSAAQLTANPNSLTGRFLANPLRHPLHGYRATDQHTSSLHIAGARLHNLKQVDARIPLGRLVCITGVSGSGKSTLARDILFTNLQHLLSEEVRKAKTSAALLGCERIEGWEQISRVLEVDQTPIGKTPRSCPATYVGFWDTIRKLFAGTTDARMRGFAAGRFSFNTAGGRCEECEGQGMKTIEMSFLPDVKVGCDACHGMRFSPETLAVRFKERSIGEVLLMNVDEAVNFFDAHGSIHHALRLMQDVGLGYLTLGQQSPTLSGGEAQRIKLVTELSKTRERLSTPPSSLHAPHASRLTPLAKSTLYVLDEPTVGLHMADVEKLILVLHRLVDAGNTVVVIEHNLDVMADADWIIDLGPEGGDGGGRIVAQGAPQAIRAAAAQSHTARVLDEFLEHRTGVPAPSSEARTII from the coding sequence GGCTCATCGACCTCGGCCCCGAAGGGGGCGACGCCGGCGGCGAGATCGTGTGCGTGGGAACTCCAACGGAAGTAGCGCTGCACCCCACCTCCCACACCGGCAAGGCCCTGCGCGACTATGCGCGCGCGGCGGACCGCCACGTGGGGGAGGCGGGAGGAGGGAGGTGGCAGGTGGAAAGCAACTACGCCATTGCTCCTCCCTCCTCCCCCCTCCCTCCTCCCTCTATTCAGGTTCGCGGCGCGCGCGAGCACAACCTGAAGAACATCTCCGTCGATATCCCGCGCGAGCGCTTCACCGTGATCACCGGCGTATCCGGCAGCGGCAAAAGCACGCTTGCCTTCGACCTTCTGTTCGCCGAAGGGCAACGCCGTTACTTGGAATCCCTGAACGCCTACGCGCGCCAGTTCGTGCAACCTGCGTCGCGTCCCGACGTGGACGCCATATTCGGTATTCCGCCCACGGTGGCCATCGAACAGCGCACCAGCCGCGGCGGGCGCAAGAGCACCGTGGCCACGCTCACGGAGATCTATCACTTTCTGCGCTTGCTCTACGTCAAGTTGGGCATGCAGTATTGCCCTACCTGCGACGTGGCCATCGAGCCGCAGAGCTTCGAGGCCATCGCGGCGCGCATCCAGCGCGACTACCGCGGGCAGCACATCGGTTTGCTGGCGCCTTTGGTGGTGGCACGCAAGGGGTTCTACACAGACTTGGCCCGCTGGGCGAAGGGGAAAGGCTTCACGCATCTGCGCGTGGATGGCGCCTTCCTGCCCACTTCTCCTTGGCCGCGTTTGGACCGCTTCAAGGAACACTCCATCGAGCTTCCGGTGCTCGGCCTCGTGGTCTCTCCGGGAAACGAATCCGCTTTACGCGACGGACTGGCTCGCGCGTTGGAACACGGCAAAGGCATGGTGCATGTCATCGCGCCGTTGGATGGCCTGATGCAAGGTGGCGCGCAAGCGATCGAGACGGTGTTCTCCACCAAGCGCGCATGCCCCAGTTGCGGCACCAGCTTCGCGGAACTCGACCCGCGGCTCTTCTCCTTCAACTCCAAACACGGTTGGTGCGAAGCGTGTTACGGCACGGGCCTGAGTCTCGAAGATGTGCAGTGGGACGAAGAGCGCAGCCGCAAGGGCACCGAGGACCATGTGCTGGACTCCTGGCTCACTTGGCTGGAAGTCGATGAGGCGTGCTCCGCCTGCGATGGAAAACGCCTCAATCCCACCGCGCTGGCCGTGCGCATGCATGGCCAATCCATCGCGGAATTGTCGGCCAAGCCCGTGGCGGAGCTGGCGGCGTTTTTCAGCGGCGTGCGCTTCGAAGGCCGCGACGCCGAAATCGCGCGCGACATACTCGCCGAACTGAACTCTCGTTTGGGATTTCTGGGCGAAGTGGGATTGTCCTATCTCTCCCTCGACCGCTCGGCTCCAACTCTCTCGGGCGGCGAAGCGCAGCGTATTCGCTTAGCCGCCCAACTGGGCTCCAATCTGCGTGGCGTGTGCTATATCCTGGACGAACCCACCATCGGCCTGCACCCGCGGGACAACAGCATCCTGCTCGATACCTTCGCCAAGTTGCAAGCCAAGGGCAACACCTTGGTGGTGGTGGAACACGACGAAGACACCATTCGCCGCGCCGATCACGTCATCGATTTGGGGCCGGGCGCTGGCCGCCAAGGCGGCGCCATAGTCGGCCAGGGCAGCGCCGCGCAACTCACCGCCAATCCGAACTCCCTCACGGGGCGCTTCCTGGCGAACCCTCTGCGGCATCCCTTGCATGGCTACCGCGCCACCGATCAACACACGTCCTCCTTGCACATCGCGGGCGCGCGCTTGCACAACCTCAAGCAAGTGGATGCGCGCATTCCCTTGGGACGGCTGGTGTGTATCACTGGCGTGTCGGGCAGCGGCAAGAGCACGCTGGCGCGCGACATCCTGTTCACCAACCTTCAGCATCTGCTAAGCGAGGAGGTTCGCAAGGCCAAGACCAGTGCGGCATTGTTGGGTTGCGAGCGCATCGAAGGCTGGGAGCAAATCTCCCGCGTGCTCGAAGTCGATCAAACCCCCATCGGCAAGACCCCGCGCTCGTGTCCCGCCACCTACGTCGGTTTCTGGGACACCATCCGCAAACTCTTCGCCGGCACCACCGATGCACGCATGCGTGGTTTCGCCGCCGGGCGTTTCTCCTTCAACACCGCGGGCGGGCGTTGCGAGGAGTGCGAAGGCCAGGGCATGAAAACCATCGAGATGAGCTTCCTGCCTGATGTGAAAGTGGGCTGCGATGCCTGCCACGGCATGCGCTTCTCCCCCGAAACGCTGGCTGTGCGCTTCAAGGAAAGAAGCATCGGCGAGGTCTTGCTCATGAACGTGGACGAAGCTGTGAATTTCTTCGATGCCCACGGTAGTATTCATCACGCCCTTCGTCTGATGCAAGACGTCGGATTGGGATACCTCACCCTGGGCCAACAAAGCCCCACGCTCTCAGGCGGCGAAGCCCAGCGCATAAAACTCGTGACCGAACTTTCCAAGACGCGGGAACGCCTTTCCACTCCTCCCTCCTCCCTCCACGCGCCTCACGCCTCACGCCTCACGCCTCTCGCAAAATCCACACTCTACGTCCTAGACGAACCCACCGTGGGCCTGCACATGGCGGACGTGGAAAAATTGATTCTCGTTCTGCACCGCTTGGTGGACGCCGGCAACACCGTCGTGGTGATCGAGCACAACCTGGACGTAATGGCCGATGCCGATTGGATCATAGATCTCGGACCCGAGGGCGGCGATGGTGGCGGCCGCATCGTGGCGCAAGGCGCTCCACAGGCCATCAGGGCAGCCGCCGCGCAATCGCACACGGCGCGGGTGTTGGATGAGTTCTTGGAGCATCGCACGGGCGTCCCGGCGCCCTCATCCGAAGCCCGGACCATAATCTGA
- a CDS encoding thioesterase gives MGEDYSLKLGIRGTQELKVAREHLASNFGSGLVDVLSTPTMIGFMEGTASDSVQALLPEGHSTVGTSVDIKHLAATPPGMKVRFHSELTEIDGRMLTFKVWAEDEQERIGEGIHQRAVIDRARFLAKLAKKAGSAA, from the coding sequence ATGGGTGAGGATTATTCTCTGAAGCTTGGCATTCGGGGCACCCAGGAACTGAAGGTGGCCCGCGAGCATTTGGCTTCCAATTTCGGGAGCGGCCTAGTTGACGTGCTTTCCACTCCCACCATGATCGGGTTCATGGAAGGCACCGCATCCGATTCCGTGCAGGCCTTGCTACCCGAGGGACACTCCACCGTCGGCACGAGCGTGGACATCAAGCATCTGGCCGCCACGCCGCCCGGCATGAAAGTGCGTTTCCATTCCGAACTCACCGAAATCGATGGCCGCATGCTGACCTTCAAAGTCTGGGCCGAGGATGAACAAGAGCGCATCGGCGAAGGCATTCACCAACGCGCGGTGATCGACAGGGCGCGCTTCCTGGCGAAGCTAGCGAAGAAGGCCGGGAGCGCGGCGTAA
- a CDS encoding bacteriohemerythrin, producing MIPAEGGMVPHLGVPEMDQTHEEFVKHIAWVETAPDSEVLARLTELMTHTEAHFSQETRRMESMSFPLLGCHGVEHEGVLEVMREARRYVEEGKFEVGRVLARELGVWFQNHAATMDAMLAQAMRAQGVDGCGGGECVTTQHNAHG from the coding sequence ATGATTCCCGCCGAAGGAGGGATGGTCCCGCACCTGGGCGTCCCGGAGATGGACCAGACCCACGAAGAATTCGTCAAGCATATCGCGTGGGTGGAGACCGCCCCGGATTCCGAAGTGCTCGCGCGCTTGACCGAGCTGATGACCCACACGGAAGCGCATTTTTCGCAAGAAACAAGGCGGATGGAATCCATGAGTTTTCCACTGCTGGGCTGCCACGGCGTGGAACACGAAGGCGTATTGGAAGTGATGCGCGAAGCCCGGCGGTACGTGGAGGAGGGGAAATTCGAAGTCGGCCGCGTGCTTGCCCGCGAGCTGGGAGTCTGGTTTCAAAACCATGCGGCGACCATGGATGCCATGCTGGCGCAGGCCATGCGAGCGCAAGGCGTGGACGGTTGCGGCGGCGGTGAATGTGTCACCACACAGCATAACGCGCATGGGTGA
- a CDS encoding DUF1330 domain-containing protein → MAAYLFAEVNVHNPQGYEEYRKLVGPSLQKYNGKFLVRGGKVEVVEGSWNPKRVVVCEFENMAKAREWYDSPEYAKAMEVALKHATRNLIFMEGI, encoded by the coding sequence ATGGCAGCTTATCTATTCGCGGAAGTCAACGTGCACAATCCGCAAGGCTATGAGGAGTACCGCAAGCTGGTGGGTCCCTCCCTACAGAAGTACAACGGAAAATTTCTGGTTCGGGGCGGAAAAGTGGAAGTGGTGGAAGGAAGCTGGAACCCCAAGCGCGTGGTGGTGTGCGAGTTCGAGAACATGGCGAAAGCCCGCGAGTGGTACGACTCGCCCGAGTACGCCAAGGCAATGGAAGTGGCGCTCAAGCACGCAACTCGCAACCTCATTTTCATGGAAGGCATTTGA
- a CDS encoding sugar kinase translates to MTCAPEIVCLGEPLFEFSQLPGEDRRYLQGFGGDTMNAAIAAARQGARVGYTTRLGDDEFGRQFLALWKDEGVDASAVTQDPDAHTGVYFITHDAGGHRFSYLRAGSAASRMRPEHLPLNLIEKAKILHTSGITQAISASACDSAFAAIAHARACGVGVSFDSNLRLRLWPIQRAKSIICSTIPLSDYFLPSLEDAQALSGLNDPDAILDWCHALGARHVALKLGAQGVFASDGTRRQRIAGHEVRSVDATGAGDCFSGSLLARLVAGDDYWKAVRYANAAAALATTGYGAVAPLPRPDQVIALLADA, encoded by the coding sequence ATGACCTGCGCGCCAGAAATCGTTTGCCTGGGCGAACCGCTCTTCGAGTTCAGCCAACTCCCCGGCGAGGACCGCCGCTACCTGCAAGGATTTGGCGGAGACACCATGAATGCCGCCATCGCGGCCGCGCGCCAAGGGGCGCGCGTGGGCTACACCACCCGCCTCGGAGATGACGAATTCGGAAGGCAGTTTTTAGCGCTTTGGAAGGATGAAGGGGTGGACGCCAGCGCGGTGACGCAAGATCCGGATGCTCACACGGGCGTGTACTTCATCACCCACGATGCCGGGGGCCACCGGTTTAGCTATCTGCGCGCGGGGTCCGCGGCCAGCCGCATGAGGCCAGAGCACCTGCCCTTGAATCTGATCGAAAAGGCAAAGATCCTGCATACTTCTGGCATCACTCAGGCTATCAGCGCAAGCGCTTGTGACAGCGCCTTCGCCGCCATTGCTCATGCGCGCGCCTGTGGCGTGGGAGTGTCCTTTGACTCGAATCTACGGTTACGTCTATGGCCAATACAACGAGCAAAGTCCATCATTTGCTCGACCATCCCGCTCTCTGATTATTTCCTGCCCAGCCTGGAAGACGCGCAAGCGCTGTCCGGATTGAACGACCCAGATGCCATTCTGGACTGGTGTCATGCCTTGGGTGCGAGGCACGTGGCGCTGAAACTGGGTGCCCAGGGTGTGTTCGCCAGCGATGGCACACGGCGGCAACGCATTGCTGGCCACGAAGTGCGCAGTGTGGATGCCACGGGCGCCGGGGACTGTTTCTCCGGTTCGCTTCTCGCCCGCCTCGTTGCCGGCGATGATTATTGGAAAGCGGTCCGCTACGCTAACGCTGCCGCCGCGCTGGCCACCACGGGATACGGCGCCGTGGCGCCTTTACCCCGTCCAGACCAAGTCATCGCATTGCTGGCGGACGCCTAG
- a CDS encoding glycerophosphodiester phosphodiesterase, which yields MTSPIVIAHRGASGYLPEHTLAAYFVAIEQGADYIEPDLVMTKDGVLVARHENEISGTTDVAQHPRFASRKTTKTIDGEKLNGWFTEDFTLSELKQLRAMERIPQLRPGNTRFDRMFEIPAWEEILSLAHDLKVRGSLGGKVGVYPETKHPSYFQSVGLPMEAKLVETLHRFGYAGREGRAFIQSFETANLKALRKLTELPLVQLIDDQGKPWDCVLRGEDTTYAQMTKPGGLRQIATYANAIGANKNLVIPRAPNRQLGEATPLAANAHAAGLKVHAWTFRAENHFLPDNLRSGGEASQQGRLQDEIAAFLATGLDGVFSDHPDFALRARRAAHGRQD from the coding sequence ATGACCTCTCCCATCGTCATAGCCCATCGCGGCGCCAGCGGTTATCTGCCAGAGCATACGCTGGCCGCCTATTTCGTCGCCATCGAACAGGGGGCCGACTATATCGAACCCGACTTGGTCATGACCAAGGATGGCGTGTTGGTCGCGCGCCACGAGAATGAAATTTCCGGCACCACCGATGTCGCGCAACATCCGCGCTTCGCCAGCCGCAAGACCACGAAAACGATCGACGGAGAAAAATTGAACGGCTGGTTCACCGAGGATTTCACCCTCTCCGAACTCAAGCAACTGCGCGCGATGGAGCGCATCCCGCAACTGCGGCCCGGCAATACGCGTTTCGACCGCATGTTCGAGATCCCCGCATGGGAAGAAATTCTATCGCTCGCGCACGACCTCAAAGTTCGCGGAAGCCTTGGCGGTAAGGTGGGTGTCTATCCGGAAACCAAGCACCCTTCCTACTTTCAGAGCGTCGGTTTGCCCATGGAAGCCAAGCTGGTGGAGACGCTCCATCGCTTTGGCTACGCAGGCCGCGAGGGCCGGGCCTTCATTCAATCCTTTGAAACCGCGAATTTGAAAGCTCTGCGCAAACTCACCGAGCTGCCTCTCGTGCAACTCATCGACGACCAGGGCAAACCTTGGGATTGCGTGCTGCGCGGCGAGGACACTACCTACGCGCAAATGACCAAACCCGGAGGTCTTCGGCAAATCGCCACCTACGCGAACGCCATCGGCGCCAACAAAAATCTGGTGATCCCCCGCGCGCCGAACCGCCAACTCGGCGAAGCCACCCCCCTAGCCGCCAATGCCCATGCCGCGGGGCTCAAGGTCCACGCATGGACTTTCCGCGCGGAGAACCATTTCCTGCCAGACAATCTGCGCAGCGGTGGCGAGGCATCCCAGCAAGGCCGCTTGCAAGACGAAATTGCAGCCTTTCTCGCCACCGGTTTGGATGGTGTGTTCAGCGATCATCCGGACTTCGCGCTGCGCGCTCGGAGGGCAGCGCATGGAAGGCAAGATTAG
- a CDS encoding cold-shock protein — MPTGKVKFFNSAKGFGFIQQDDGSKDVFVHISAVERSGLDTLKENDALSFDLEKGDNGKIAAVNLKKG, encoded by the coding sequence ATGCCTACAGGTAAAGTCAAGTTTTTCAACAGCGCCAAGGGATTCGGCTTCATTCAACAAGATGACGGTTCCAAGGATGTGTTCGTACATATCTCAGCCGTGGAGCGCTCGGGGCTCGATACCCTCAAGGAGAATGACGCGCTGTCCTTCGACCTTGAAAAAGGCGACAACGGCAAAATCGCGGCGGTCAATCTGAAGAAGGGCTGA
- a CDS encoding translation initiation factor IF-1, translating to MAKEEVIEMEGLVNEVLPNTQFRVTLSNGVGIIAYASGKIRKHRIRILAGDKVTLEMSPYDLTKGRINFRHKEEAAAPRTPMNRSWKR from the coding sequence GTGGCAAAAGAGGAAGTCATCGAGATGGAAGGCCTCGTGAACGAGGTGTTGCCCAACACGCAATTCCGGGTAACGCTGAGTAACGGGGTGGGCATCATTGCCTACGCTTCAGGGAAGATCAGGAAGCACCGCATTCGTATCCTGGCGGGCGATAAGGTGACCTTGGAAATGTCGCCTTATGACCTGACCAAGGGCCGTATCAATTTCAGGCACAAGGAAGAGGCGGCCGCACCCCGCACGCCCATGAACCGCTCCTGGAAACGCTAA
- a CDS encoding carotenoid 1,2-hydratase — MQCNHCAISHFGVLFLLASIVAPAGSYDQVIARQPLGFPQDHGAHPAFRTEWWYITGWLRTQTGEELGVQVTFFRHRPRVQENNPSLFAPKQLIFAHAAIAQAKHGRLFHDQRAAREVLGLAFAKEGDTNVALDGWSLKRNGSRYAAAIAARSFGLALVFEPRQPVLLQGDGGFSRKGPHPSQASYYYSLPHMDASGTVVLEGRRLQVTGTAWLDHEWSSEMLAEEAVGWDWAGVNLHDGSALMFFRLRDKAGNTYWAGGSHRDAAGRTKILPRDGVAFTPTRRWRSPRTGAHYPVAMRVRAGEFELDLEPLMDDQELDARASTGTVYWEGAVRAKRNGLEIGLGYLELTGYHGRVRL; from the coding sequence ATGCAATGTAACCACTGTGCGATTAGTCATTTCGGCGTTCTGTTTTTACTAGCATCGATCGTCGCTCCGGCGGGTAGCTATGATCAGGTCATCGCACGGCAGCCACTTGGTTTTCCCCAGGATCACGGCGCGCACCCTGCCTTTCGCACCGAATGGTGGTACATCACCGGATGGCTGCGCACCCAGACCGGCGAGGAACTGGGCGTGCAGGTCACTTTCTTTCGGCACCGGCCTCGCGTTCAGGAGAACAATCCCAGCCTGTTCGCTCCCAAGCAACTCATCTTCGCGCATGCGGCGATCGCGCAGGCCAAGCATGGAAGACTTTTCCACGATCAACGAGCGGCACGCGAAGTTCTTGGGCTCGCTTTCGCGAAAGAAGGCGATACGAATGTGGCGCTGGACGGATGGTCGCTGAAGCGTAACGGCTCCCGCTACGCGGCGGCCATCGCCGCGCGTAGCTTCGGTCTTGCGCTGGTTTTCGAGCCACGCCAGCCGGTGCTGTTGCAAGGAGACGGGGGATTCAGCCGCAAAGGCCCGCATCCCAGTCAAGCCAGTTACTACTACAGCTTGCCGCACATGGATGCCAGCGGAACGGTAGTGTTGGAAGGCCGCCGGCTGCAAGTGACGGGTACTGCATGGCTGGACCATGAGTGGTCCAGCGAAATGCTGGCGGAAGAAGCGGTTGGCTGGGATTGGGCTGGAGTGAATCTACACGACGGCAGCGCCCTCATGTTTTTCCGGCTACGAGATAAGGCGGGCAACACCTATTGGGCGGGAGGGAGCCATCGCGATGCGGCGGGGCGTACCAAGATCCTACCTAGGGATGGGGTCGCATTCACTCCCACGCGCCGCTGGCGTTCGCCACGCACCGGCGCGCACTATCCGGTTGCCATGCGCGTAAGGGCGGGTGAGTTCGAGTTGGATCTCGAACCGCTCATGGATGATCAAGAACTCGATGCGCGCGCCAGCACGGGGACGGTGTACTGGGAAGGTGCCGTGCGTGCGAAACGCAACGGACTAGAAATTGGCCTTGGGTATCTGGAGCTGACGGGCTATCACGGACGCGTTCGCTTGTAG
- a CDS encoding PEP-CTERM sorting domain-containing protein: MKSGLLKHTTIFPAIIGALMCQSAYAILVTGNTNATDLGNAVATSGGAGLTVLSSTLSGNTSGSAVSRGTYTNASGTYNIGDGIVISSGNVNDYSDGPNTSTGNTTNYSTAATAAQQLLLNQVSGLSNYLDVTQLDVTFTTTTGEVFFNVVFGSDEFQEFQNSPFIDAFGLFLDGVNIAVFNGKPININHPDMAFRAGTELDGVLPGSGGPMLFSGTGLDITKQHTLTFILADRGDGALDSTAYIGGLGGTAPQGSVPEPTTLALMGLSLVGLGAMRKRRT, encoded by the coding sequence ATGAAGTCCGGATTATTGAAGCACACCACAATATTCCCCGCGATAATTGGAGCACTGATGTGTCAAAGTGCATACGCAATCCTGGTAACGGGGAATACCAACGCGACGGACTTGGGCAATGCGGTAGCCACAAGTGGGGGAGCAGGCCTGACCGTGCTCAGCTCCACGCTGAGCGGAAACACTTCGGGCAGCGCTGTGTCGCGCGGTACTTATACCAACGCCTCCGGTACCTACAACATCGGCGATGGGATCGTCATTTCCTCAGGCAACGTGAACGACTATAGCGACGGCCCTAACACGAGTACGGGTAATACTACCAATTATTCAACCGCAGCCACGGCCGCCCAGCAGTTATTGCTGAATCAGGTATCGGGCCTATCTAACTATCTTGACGTTACGCAACTGGATGTGACCTTCACGACCACCACCGGAGAAGTATTCTTCAACGTAGTGTTCGGCTCCGACGAATTTCAGGAATTTCAGAACAGCCCCTTCATCGATGCCTTCGGCCTGTTTCTAGATGGCGTTAACATCGCCGTGTTCAACGGCAAGCCCATTAACATAAACCATCCGGATATGGCCTTTAGGGCTGGCACCGAGCTCGATGGAGTCCTACCTGGAAGCGGCGGCCCCATGCTGTTTTCCGGCACAGGCTTGGATATCACCAAACAACATACCTTGACCTTTATCCTTGCAGACCGTGGTGACGGCGCTTTAGACAGCACGGCCTACATTGGTGGCTTAGGCGGTACCGCACCTCAGGGATCTGTTCCGGAGCCGACCACTCTAGCACTGATGGGCCTAAGCTTGGTTGGTCTTGGTGCTATGCGCAAACGGAGAACCTAG